Proteins from a genomic interval of Gossypium hirsutum isolate 1008001.06 chromosome A09, Gossypium_hirsutum_v2.1, whole genome shotgun sequence:
- the LOC107889963 gene encoding serine/threonine-protein phosphatase 7 long form homolog: MPYLELAGFGSAALIQTFDLRYDLVSALVELWRSETHTFHLSCGECTVTLEDVSLQLGLQIYGSAVTSVSTIAELVALCYSLLGVSPNNAESKFMSLRFSWLKANFEHLSINATEHENVRSYSWGSAILAMLYREFCRQKKLDAVDIDGCVILLQSWAPY, translated from the exons ATGCCATACTTGGAGTTAGCTGGATTCGGGTCAGCAGCATTGATTCAGACTTTTGATTTGCGGTACGATTTAGTATCTGCATTGGTCGAGCTTTGGCGCtcggagacccacacttttcatttgtcGTGTGGGGAGTGCACTGTCACTCTGGAGGATGTTTCATTGCAACTTGGACTCCAAATTTATGGGAGTGCCGTAACGAGCGTAAGTACGATAGCTGAGCTGGTTGCCCTTTGTTATAGTCTACTAGGAGTCTCACCCAATAATGCTGAGTCCAAATTTATGAGTTTGAGATTTTCATGGCTGAAAGCCAATTTTGAACATTTATCAATTAATGCCACTGAGCATGAG AATGTTCGCTCATATAGTTGGGGTTCCGCAATTCTGGCTATGTTGTATCGTGAGTTTTGTCGACAAAAAAAGCTTGATGCCGTAGACATAGACGGATGCGTTATATTGTTGCAGTCATGGGCTCCTTATTGA